A window of the Oryzias melastigma strain HK-1 linkage group LG11, ASM292280v2, whole genome shotgun sequence genome harbors these coding sequences:
- the LOC112162529 gene encoding transmembrane protein 42 — protein sequence MFPGVFYALLAGFLGAVASSSAKLSLGADYLKGVCESGLRTWGEQRKFRHADETSACDRLHIPLRLLCGGLLFTCNAVMWTFLAKALRYSSSSTRTTVTTTASNFISSAFLGQLIFGEAQIKLWWVGISLTFSGLLVLQRVSPQDGRRAAVHAKDE from the exons ATGTTCCCGGGAGTTTTCTATGCACTGCTGGCGGGCTTCCTCGGAGCCGTGGCGTCGTCGTCGGCTAAGCTGTCCCTCGGAGCGGACTACCTGAAGGGGGTCTGTGAGAGCGGGCTCCGGACGTGGGGGGAGCAGCGGAAATTCAGGCACGCGGATGAAACCAGCGCGTGTGATCGG CTCCACATCCCCCTGAGGCTGCTGTGTGGTGGGCTGCTGTTCACCTGCAACGCCGTGATGTGGACCTTCCTCGCCAAAGCGCTCAggtactcctcctcctccacccgaACCACTGTGACCACCACTGCCTCCAACTTCATATCTTCC GCTTTCCTGGGCCAGCTGATCTTCGGAGAAGCCCAGATAAAGCTGTGGTGGGTCGGcatctctctgaccttctctggtTTGTTGGTCCTGCAGAGGGTTTCTCCTCAGGACGGACGGCGGGCCGCGGTCCACGCCAAGGACGAATAA